In the genome of Plectropomus leopardus isolate mb chromosome 19, YSFRI_Pleo_2.0, whole genome shotgun sequence, the window GACCCTTTAAAGTTGAATGTACCTGCCCTAAACTAAAATACATAATCCCCTCCTCAGTGCGATTTTGCGCCACCACCTCCCCTCTTAAAAATAAGGCACAAAATTGCGAGGTAGCACAGACATTACTGGGAATTGGTTGAATATGCGTTAATTGTTGCAATCaggaaatcctggagggaccACCGAAGAAATGTGACGCATACTACCTTTATAACCATCTAATTTTATAACAGTTGTAGAGAAAAACGAGCAACAGTAATGCTCTCTAAATACCCCACTGATGACAAATGACTGCTATTAGCAATGTAAGAAAGGATAATCTCATGATTATTTCAGTCATCACCCTTCAGCCTGATGCTGGTGATCTCTGCCAAAGAACCAAGCTGAACTGAAACAACCCAAACTGTCTTTTCCTCCAGTGTcctttttatttgtccttttttttgctcttatgAGAAAACGTTTCAACATATTCAGACTGTCAGAGCATTTCTCTAATCTGTAAGGATGCAAAATGCTTCAAGGTCATagaaaacaaaccagaaaaacGTTCCCGCAGCTGAAAATGTATCCTCAGTTGATCAAAGACGtcatgatctaaaaaaaaaaaaccatcagtTAAAATACCCAGCATGTGTGATACCTTTTGCTAAAATGTCACTGTCTGGTGCTGTTTGTCACAGTGACCTGCACCAGCTTGTGTTTAACTGCGGGCATGCTCAGTGCGGTCCGTCGGTAACCCGACAGCCTGACTAGATATTGATTTAGCGCTGTGTCTCTGTGGGCTCTCATTACCAACGCAGGGACATGAAATATCCCAGATCtttcagtgcagcagcagtgtaaGCTGTCCTTCCCACTCTGTGTGTACATTCTCAAAATAGAgccacacacagtcacatacaggacacatttaaacatatttaaaaaataaatgttaatggggcacatttaaaaaaaaaaaaataagtggtTAAGACATGGCTGTGCGTGTTTTCGTTGATGTTCCCAGCCATTACTTGTCAGTGAAGTCATTTGCTCTCATTCTGTTaccattttcatcatcattaccATCACTATCACAGCATAGATTATATCAAATGCTCATAGATTAAATTGCAAATTTTCctaacttcttttttcttttttttcttttgtttcacaGCTTTTCCAGATCCACGGGTCCCGGATGTAGAAATCAAAAGAATATAGCTTATTTTTTTCTCGTCTTATCCCTACATGGTATCCGCGCGCATCAACGGACACTCATCAAAACAGAGTTGTAGCATCAGTTCTTTGACAAAAATGCCAGTAAGAAAGATTACCCAAAGGTAAATTACAGCAACatgttcagaaacatttttcagtcagtatattttttttaatgtagaaatGGTCATGCATTGGTGCGCACAAACGTTATATATTGCCAAGGGCAATAGTGGAGCTTAGTAAATTCTAACCAAAGATCAAGATTAAAGCCGAACTAAGGTGCTCAACCAAAACACGACAGAAAAAATCTgcctgaagaaaactttgtagTGTAAAGTGAGCTGATTCTGCGTCACTATTACCTGATAAATGAAAGGATCAGATGATAACAGTGTTGTGCAACTTTGAATTATTACATTCCTTAATGTTCCCATagtcttttcactttttttgtacttgagGCACAagtttggagagaaaaaaatcaccttggTCAACAAGCTGTTGACTGCAGGTATTTCAGCCAGGACATGGTTAAGCTTGTAGAAAACCACGACAATTGCATTATTTGTTCCCGTCAGTGTGAAAACACTGGTTAGATCTCATTGTTCACTGACTCTGCAGCCCAAGCGGATCTTACCAGTGTGAACTGCATACAAAGAAGGGCTATCCCCTAAAAGTTAGAAATTCAAATCAACAGTCAGAGACCCACAGAAATGAAAGAAGCTGCTTGGACAGGTGGAGGGCTCGTATACATGCTGTGTCTTTAACTGCTTGGAAAATGCGAGGTCAAGCGCTGGGTGCTACCCTTGTGCCAGCTTTGAAGAGCACAGAGGCAGGATGCGTCTGGGTTGCTAAATAACCATCACGAGGGCACTATCATAGCTCTTACCAGAACTCCCAAGTGCAGAGCTGATCGTCCTCCAGAAGATGttttgtaagtgtttttttgcccTAAAATATAGTCCGTGGGACAGATGTGAAGCTGGGTATCCGTGTGCTTAAATGATCAACTTTGCCTCAGTATTTACCACAGACTGATATTTATGGATGAAGGGACGATATCTGCCGACTGTGATTGATTGTTGTCCTTACATGACATGCAGCAGCACCTGCCACGTATCCGCATTAAAAACAATAGAGTTGAGGCAGCACAAATAAAGTAGCATGTGTACAGGCCCTTTTGCTTCGAATTCGTGAATtaacagctcacagcaacttaatacgataaggtctctggcttttgtttgatatctaattTTGGCAAACAATGTTGCACATTATCCATTAGCTTATTTACTGTAAGACTTGAatgtcacactcacactgatccccatttaaactttcaaactttatgTAAAAATTGAACAACtaaatctgattcgactggcataattctgggTAAAGCCCTAACACAGCACGTGTGAGTCAGTGCAGTACAGTTCTGAGTTGTGGGGATGCATTGACCTTACCTACCTGTAGTTATGTGCTCTGTGTGAACAGTGGTTTAATCTCATGAATCAGATGTTAGCGCAGCCATCTATCAGTTTGATGGAATCAGTGTAGCTGGAGACAGACATGTTATCTTATTCCTCACTGTTGCTTACTGGTCACCTTAAAAAGGTTTTATCCCCCTGCAGACAAGCTGTCCAACAGACCTCGTATACTGCTCTACATTTTCCCCTGCACCAACACCCTGTCGTGCACTGATGCACACCTGCATCACCTCGTGCTGGTGCATGCTCAGCAGCAGTGTCGTCTCAGTCTGTCACTCTGGCTGAGATCCAGAGCCCAGACCGACAGAGAGATGTTGGCATGAGTCACAAAAAGACTGTAACAGAGACGTGTTGAGGGCAGGAGGAGGCGGTATcaaaaggagaaggagagacaggagaATGAGTTGTAGCTCCGTTTTCTAACAGTGATcgtccaaaaatgtcctctgtCATCATCTTTgtttgtaaaaaggaaaaaggaagagCAGATCTGCCGCAGTGCAGGTGTATGATTGAAAAGGGTCTAGGAAGTTAGATCACACACAAATTTTAACAACCTCTGTTGGCAACTTGTAGGAACTACACCACAAATCAAATGTGTATCCCCTGCACAAAGTCCGTGGCTCAACCCTTGACAGTTTGTGTAGTGCTGTTTCATTTCTAGGTGTTGCCAgcacatttaaagtaaaactctggagctggaaaacaaagtaacttaaaaataacagggtgttctgtttttatcagcaggtaatataatgtgtaaatatgcCTAAAATACATCTATAACAGCCCAAAGTCATGTTGCAGCTTATCAGAAAACATTAAACGAAAACAAAAGAATATATAGAAAATACTTTGTTAAACAGATTCTGATGGAAGCAGGGCAGGTCATATTCCTGGAGGCATAAATTACTCAAATAATTGAGTTGATCAGCAGTGGGAGGAGCCAAACAACCATAACATTAAAGGGTTGCCATACTAGTTATCTAATTAGTGCAGTCTGCATTCCAAATTGAAAGTTGAAACGGAcaacttttcaactttttccATTCTAGCATTTACAAGTGATATTGTCGTTGGCTCCGCTGTTGTGGAGCTGGActgctttctgttttcctcaaaGCTGAGCAACAGGGATCTCTGTCTTGGCCGGTTAGAGTTTCCACAGTTTCTGCAATTGTTCATCATCCACTGTTTCTTCTACTTGCAATAGTAGCTGCATACAACCAAAATTATACTTTTTGTAATTGGGGAGAGCTACCAACAGCTAGAAAAGCTCtatccttttcttgtttttgttatgcaATGGTCGACACACTTCCATTCTCTCCAGGATTTCACTGGCTGTTTTGGGATTATTGTGAACTGAAATATCTGATTTCACTTTAGTTTttctacaaagtggaaatgcATGCTCCACAGATAAGGAcagggagatagagagagactgaatgaaTCAATACACTGCATGCAGCTctacaacaaaataatattttacctGTTTCAAATAGTTAAATTTGTGGCACAGTTGTGGTGATTGGAAAAAATTGGGCGGTTGCACAGATTTCATAGGGATTGGCAGAATTTGTGTGAATTGTTGTGATCACAatatcctggagggactgactTTCTTTGTGCCGCAAATCAAGCCTTCATTTTTCCGGGAGGTTGTTACTGGTGGCACACAGAATGGCACAATGACAGTGAGGCTTACTGGGAACCAGTTGAACTGCTGATGGTGGCATTTTTCTAACAACATAACACTGCAATCATCATTTACTTCATAAAGTTAAGGCAAAATTCTTATCAGTACTGGCCAACAGCTGTGTAGATAAGACGCAGACATGATGaaaatatttcctaaaaaaaacctGGGAGCTGTAGTTTTTAGTAACATTACTCAAACATGGgtatataaaacaataaaacaatttttctagtttattttcacttttagcTGCAGTCCAAATCACATTTGGTAGGACTAATtcatagttgtttttgttttttatggaaGTGGTTGACcagaattaaaatattaaatatcactTAATGTATCCTTAAGTTAGTTGTGAAAGCTGTCCTGAATTAACCCTAAGAAAAACTACAGTTCTTTGGCTCTGCCCGCTGAGGTTCATCTCACGTAGAGAGATTATTTCTGCCTCTAAAGATTTGGGCAGCCATATTGAGCGCTTGCTGTCAGCAGCTTATGTCGAACCCCCCCGCTGTTTAGCTCCTTTGTAACAGACTGACTGATTGACCGGCAACACACAGTCGGGAAACACACACGGGCTGTTTTATACAGGCAATAAGCACTTAGAGTTACAACGTGAGACAATCCAGAATTAGGatcatgacttttttaataacattttgataattaaatcgaaaaaaaaaaaaggctgcaaatACAATATTGTGTGCGTGCATAGTGTCTCGTCCATCTGAAGTATAAACAGATATCCAGAACCTTTAAGGTTCTTTGCAATACCTTATAAATGTTAGAATAGTTACATCATGCTTCTGATAATCACAGTGACAGTGATATTAGCAGGAGGAAGAagactttttgtcattttatctttttctcacctttatttttctGCTCAGATCATTCGGTGCCTTGAGTTTAAGCAAAACTGACACCGACGTCAAAAAATGGTCATaggtgttttacattttttttatatgatataTTATAGCAGACGAATGGGTAGTTTATGATCTCACTGAAAGTCCAAGTTTGTGTAAATTCCTTCCAGTGCATGTTTGTTCtgagaattttatttttcataaagtgCTGAGATAAAGAAAGCTGAGTGTGAGGTGAAGCTGCTTTCATGCAGCTCTTGCAGAAGGCTGAAGctgttttatataaaatgtcatgctttttttatttttttgtatgttcagTTGTctaatttattcttttgttttgaatgttaCACGATAAAAagaatttcaacatttttaagtgGGGCGGGGGGGTTAATGTCATCTTTGGgtgacttttgctttttttctacttgACTTATTTTTGACTAACCTGATGAGCAACGATATATAGAAATACAATCATCAGGTTTACTAAGTATGTTCGTTTTAGTTCACGtaaatggagtttttttttctttgatgaaaATGAGTAGGTCAGTTTTATAAACCTTCATTTGCATGTCCAGTGACCTGGTTTGGTTTGCTGGATCCACACTTACTTTTCATATGTGTACACTGTGTTGTTTCTGCTGTACAGTAGAGTGTGTTTTCACATAGTATTCGATGTGTAAAAGTCCTCTTTCATTATtctgtgcaaaaaacaaacatctgccAGGCAGCTGTGGATAGAAAAATATCTTAATCTGATgctggagttttgtttttttttctgctgtccATAGAGCCTCAGTGTCTGTATACATCAAACAATGTGACACATGCATTGTATAACGCCTCAGATGAACCTGTACAGGCTTCAACGaacactgttttgatttttgtatttcacctgaaaaacattttcaacaatgTGACAAAaggagatttctttttttgtttaatttaatgtaaatgaatgtcactattcaacaaaaataaatctgtcctttggtttaaaatacagattttattttatttttcctctgaggCGGATGTTACAACCATGACACGCGCGTGTTGAGCCCTCATGAAAGCATACAACATCTGAAACAGCAAAGCTAGTTATACAGTCAACAGCTGCATACAGCTGTGGCAGCAGTTACATCCTAATACATCTGACATGAATCTCAGTAGTTAAAATGTACAGCCAGTGCTACATCACACTAGAGATGCAAGAGTGGTCAGAGTAGGTGTATTGTCGTTGGGGTGAGAAtaaacatgaatataaaataaccagtgcaaaaataaaagtttttgttttttttaaagaccaaCTAGAAATACCAGagattttacacaaaaaaaaaagaaaactaaaacaaaaaacagcagtgggTAAAATGtcgggggtttttttgtttgtttttttaagaataaacaATACAGCAGATATCAGTTAAATCCTTGTGTGTAATTGGCTGTTCCTGCTCAAAGCATACATGTGGTTAACTCTGTCAAAGTTCAAAGTTTaagttttaaacaaacatgattCAGTCTATATTTTTACCAAGTCTAATATCTGTTACTTTAGTCGCTAAATCACAAAGTCGCACTTTCACTGGCGTAATGTTGAGTTGCCTCAAAGCCGGCACAGTGTAACTACACCTACAgatttgctttttattattttatgttccTGTTTATGTTCTCATTCCTGTAAATCACCTTGCTATTAGCAAGACATGCACAAACAAGttccctttaaaatgtcaaagataTTAAGCACCGGAAATAAATAACTACAGTATCTTTATACCTCTATAAGGCACAGTTTTAGACCAAACAGTTaacaaattacatattaaaacaaaacagtgtacCTGACAAGAATTTGCAGAGGACAGATCCATATAAACAAGAACATTACTTTGCCATAATGTGGGCATTGATGCTCATCTTAGCTTCAGTTTAGCCACAAGTGGAACTGATCGATCAATTTTCACATCTGCTTGCTGTTGTACTTCCCTTTCTTTTCTATCTCAGCCTTCCCACtctgaatgaatatttaaataccAACAGATTGTGATACTTGATGGTAGTTTTGTACTACAGGAATGTGCTGAGGGTGTTATCCACAGTGGCCAGATGCAGGTACTCAGGATGACGGTCGCTCTCAGACTCCACTTCTGACTCCTGGTCCTCGTTATCCTCCCTGCTCTGACTCGAGAGCGTCTTCTTCCTCTGGATAGAGCCACGTGAGCGCCTCTCCAGACATGTCAGGATCATTTGGGCGAGGTCCTGCTGCAGCCGCTGGAAGTTCTCCCTGCAAAAGCAAGAACCAACAAGTCTAAGGTAAGCCCGTCAAactacagtaaatatgaagaATACTAAATACATGTTAGTGTCAGTTCCTCTGTAGAATTATGCAAAGTCAGGCGAAGTCAAAACAATTGGACACTTACTTCTGTTTAGTATCTACAGTAATGATGGAATTACTTTTATTGGGATAAATCCATACGAACATGAGAACCATTGCCTTCCTGTTGTATGACTGAGTCagtcaccaattcagtgtctgaccaaatgttctgagatatgatgttgagtaatagccagaagtgtttttgcagattatGATGTTATGGTGAAGTTGACCTTCGACcgtttggatataaaatgtcatctctTCATAGTCGTATCCTATATCCtagacgtttgtgtcaaatttcaTCATAACTATGTATTAGCGTTAGAGTTATGCCCCAAAACATgttctgtgaggtcacagtgaccttttacCTTTGACCCTCAACCACCAAATGCTAaccagttcattcttgagtccaagtggacatttgtgccaaatttgacaaaactGTCTCAAGGCCTTCTCAAGATATGGCATTCATGAGCAAGAGACGGATGCTACGACACAGTGACCTTGGTCCACTAAGatccaatcagttcattgttgagtccaagtaaatgtttgtgccaaatttgaaaaaattcccttgAGCTGTTCTTGAGATGCTGTGTTCATGAGAAGGCTTTAGGTGTATTTCAGGATGTCAGTGAAGCAATTGATCCTGAACAGAGGCTGGCAGTATGTTTGAAgtagggacacacacacacacacacacacacaaacaatgtgTTATCGAAAAAGTGTGCGCTAGTGTCACTTTGATCCGTGACTATTCAATCTGTGGGCTAGATATCCTATGATAAATATGCCTCATTACACCATTCCACCAGTCACAATCAGCCCGAAAtcaaaatacctttaaaaaaaaaaaaaaagacagtgtcCGACCCCtagcttttatgttttgtatttttgtgttgttttatttcacgTGATCTTGGACTAATTTGCTATTATGTCTTTGTTTGAGAGTCTAGGAAATAATTACCTTTATACCTGGCTGGTTGGTTTTGCGCTTTGTTTACCGAACCTGTGTGCCCTTTAGTTGTAGGCGAGTTAAAGTTAACTATTTCCTGGGGGTGAAATTCCTCCAGGTGGCATTGCCGCAGCAACGTCCGGCCTGCCACATATGCTaggctaaccagctgctggctgtagctttatATTTGTGGTTCAAACACGAGAGCGGTGTCAGTCTTCTCAACTAACTCCgcaagaaagaaattaagcatATTTCACATAATTTACTGACTGACCTTTTACAAAATGATCATGCCAAATGCAGATTTAAAGACAACTAAGATTTGTTGAAAGAGAATATCTGTATATCCCCCTCCTCCCAGAAAACAGCTTTAACCTGCTCAAATCATCAGTCTCACTAAAGCAGCTCAGGAAGCTCCATAAACTAGAGTTATTGGTTAAAGTAGTAAAGACGGATGCTTGAGGGTTTGCTTACGTTGTGGGTGGAGTTGGGAGGTCGTAGTCTTGGCCCGTCTCCCCTGTCAGCCAGTAGGTCGTCTCTGTGCCTTTACCCTtggaaaacacagacatttaaaacattttgcatgaGTGTGCAGACATCCACGCTTTACTCTCTTCAGTCTGTGCTTTCTGCAGAACTGAGTGTTTCTGGATTTCAAAGTGGTCCATTTGTCTGACACCGTTATTAAATGTGATGAGGAGACCCATCTTTACCTTCAGATATGTCTCTCCTCTGATCTCATATTCAAACTTGCAGTTCGTCCTCTGCAGGATATTTATAGTTGGCTGACTGACGTGGATCCGCAGGGCTGCAGGATgtgaacagataaaaaaacaggCATCTGTTTTTTACCAAAGCTTGGCTGTGCTAAATATATTTCATTAGGTTGATTGGTAGCTTCTGTGATTGCACATGAGTAATGAGCAGAGCAAAACATATTATTGAAACATATGCGGACTATACTAGTTGGTAGCATGAAATCAGTTTACTCATTAAATGCAggtttctgatttattttaaaatagtaactggtattaaaatgtctttaattaatttttcaaaagccTTTTAAACAATGCTTAGACATGGAAAGTAgaattttattaatcttttttttccccctggcattgcattgtaaaatgtcaaaatatgtcactttAAAAGTAAGgtcaccaaaaacatcatttatgttacaataaattttttgggcaattttgtCCCTAGAAAGTTcataaaacatacacatatcctcataaatattaaattcaatTACCAAAAGCTTGTAGCTGGAAATGTCATCTTGTTAATAattgatttaaatattaatggGAGCAATCTAGTATGCAgcctttgtgttttctctccagTATTGTCCTTAACCCCAAGAAATTTAtgttggttcttttttttttcttcaaattttgcaatGTGGTATAAAAAACgtttgaaaaagtcttaaatcttacTTGTGTTACACTATAGGAACCCTGAATCTGAAACCCTGAAACtttaggggtttttttggccactcACGGTGTCCTGTAGACTCCATACGAGATGCTGTGTTGACTGTGTCTCCAAATAAACAGTATCTGGGCATCTTTATCCCCACGACACCTGCTGCACACGGACCTGgatacacacattcatgtctTATCGCCGTGACCTCGCACTGCATTTACAGATCAAGTCATTTTAGCGTTCAGTTCCGTTAACGAGGGGGGGTtagtaaaattaatattttgcacAGTCCACAGTTTAGTGCCATCTACCTGAGTGAACGCCTATGCGTATCCACACAGGGATACCAGGCAGGTGTCGGAGCTGGAAGGTACCAATAAATGCCAAGATGTCCAGCGCCATACGGCAGACATCCACTGCGTGCCTGTTCCCATTTCGCTCTGGAAGCCCCGAGGCCACCATGTAGGCGTCACCAATCGTCTCCACCTGAGGGCAAAGGTTAGAAATTATCTCTGTGCTGTCTAACTAGCATTCTACTGAATTTCACCTCcaatttttcaacctggattctgttttcccatgttttgtgtctaaataaaaaattgcaacaacaatttttgaaacttgCCCAGTATTAAGCGAGcactgcagctggcagctgcGGAACAGGTTGCAAGGTAACTACTCAGGGCATTTGTGCACTGTCAGTCCACGAAGAAAGTGcatgtttttgccactgatcAGTTTGTTCTTTGACCTAATTATGGAaatgatccctacagagacagacctttttgttgAAGAGAAATATCCtatttgtttaaccagaaacagacccaaaaacattacaaccaaacccaccagactctattTGAATAAGCAGTCATTTTAGtgtgtatagagccagcataatttcacatctaactgcataaattatggtttttatttcacttagaaaacaatctgagcctgtcagtgaccaaaaaaaacaaaatacttttggTGGATGTAAAGTGTTGGTGCACAAATGCCCCGACTGGTTACATTACAGGCTGTTTCATAGTCTCTCTATAACAGTGGTTTCCAACTTGTGGGATGCAGTCCAAATTTGGGTTGCATCCATTATAAATAGGCTAGTttataaaagcatattttatttttaagaacagTGAATTTCTAGCACAGGGCTtatattttgaagtgctgtttctTGAGACCACAAACTAGCTCGACCACATGGCCAAATTCAAGTATGACGCTTAATATAGAAAACTACGCAGAAATTTGGACCACGTGGCCTgtccagttgggaaccacttcTCTACAATACTGTACTGtcaatttcaaaaatgattgttcacattaatcatttcaaaaatgtctgaGCATAgagtccaggttaaaaaaaaagctacccTTTATTACCTTGTATACGTCATGGTGGTCGACGATGCCGTCGAAGCCCTTGTAGATGTCGTTGAGCATGTCCACAACTTCCATGGGCGTGCTGTACTGGCACAGAGTGGTGAAACCCACTATGTCACTGAAGTATATCGTCACTTCCTCATACAGCTCCGGCTCCACCACACCGGTCTCCTTCAGGCTTTTCACTGCTGGACTACACAAGGAGAAACAGATTAAACCAGATAATCCACCTCACTTAAGTCCAGGTAAGTCtgccaaaacagttttttttcccgcTGTATcaacaagcacaaacacagttAGACCCCAGATGGTGCAAGCAACAGCCCTTTTGCCTACTGAATGGATAAGTGTCTTTTTGCAAGACGTGTTTTTTCCTATTTGACTTAAAAATTTGATGTTCgttttttaatttcaacattGCATCAATTCTCACCTAAAACTCCATTGCTGTTTGCCTGATAACTGTGTTTGAGTTGAGCCAAGTCCCCATTCATGCACAGCCAGGTAACGATAGTGGTTGCCCTAAACCTCAGGATTGTTTGTCACTGTTATGACATTCAGCCACTATCAAAACATCTCTATACAGCCAGCCTAACTTAGGCAACAACTATGTCTATGTCTAATCACTgccaaaaaattgaaattttggaaaaacaattttatataGTACCCCAGGAATGAGTCATTAGACCTGAAATAAGTTAGCAATTCGGCCCCTCCAGTTCCaccacattctcatcccaagtcatcacacgTCTCTGCTTTGTCAGCGGGGTGTGTGGCACTGTGTGCCACCACAAGACCTCATGTGGGGTATCTTTTCTTAAATCAGGcaggtaaaaatgtttttatcattatcatctgTGTTCTTGTTTGAGTGTTGGCAGACCGAGGTAACAGCATGAAGTTGAGGCAGTCTGCTCGATCTCTCTCAGCTTTGTAGAGCGCCGTTCTCTCCTCCACCAGGTGCTCCAGGTTTCTGGAATACATCTGCAGCCGCCGGATCATGTTGTCCATGTAGCTCTCATTGTCCTGGTTATGAATTTTACTGTAGGATGACAAAAGAGGAGCAGAAGGAAAGGGAAGGAAATAACACAAACTTAAACTTTAGAGTTTCTAAAGGCTGAAATTTGCAACAAGAGCCCCTAAAAGTAAAGATCGCTATTACCTGATGATTTTTCCCAAATAGTTTTCTATTCTCTTGAAGTCAGGTCTTTTTTCTGGATCCTCATCCCAACAGCTTTTTATCAACATGTACACCTACGAGATGGAGGATGCaaagctttaaccctttgaaatctggagcgacatcagatgcttttcacaaatattgaaaTCTTTGAACCATG includes:
- the LOC121959101 gene encoding heat-stable enterotoxin receptor-like, yielding MGWCGIDMSMNDYMAAYHDSVLLVGKVMREIAEKNQSEIEEMEQNRRDRLVRKRWSHIPSHLITPLEYNELNVICLKIEEERKNKKFQIRRAHYDKKIVILKELEHSDGNFKEKQMIELNALLQIDYYNLTKFYGTVEFDEGVFGVFEYGERGSLRYVLNDKISYPEETFMDWEFKISVMFDIAKGMSYLHSSHIQVHGRLKSTNCVVDNRMVVKITDFGCNSFLSPGRDLWTAPEHLRRVGTSQKGDVYSFAIIAHEIVLRKSTFYTERCSDRTEKLERVIMSYFRPDLNLEAASEKELEVYMLIKSCWDEDPEKRPDFKRIENYLGKIISKIHNQDNESYMDNMIRRLQMYSRNLEHLVEERTALYKAERDRADCLNFMLLPRPAVKSLKETGVVEPELYEEVTIYFSDIVGFTTLCQYSTPMEVVDMLNDIYKGFDGIVDHHDVYKVETIGDAYMVASGLPERNGNRHAVDVCRMALDILAFIGTFQLRHLPGIPVWIRIGVHSGPCAAGVVGIKMPRYCLFGDTVNTASRMESTGHPLRIHVSQPTINILQRTNCKFEYEIRGETYLKGKGTETTYWLTGETGQDYDLPTPPTTENFQRLQQDLAQMILTCLERRSRGSIQRKKTLSSQSREDNEDQESEVESESDRHPEYLHLATVDNTLSTFL